The genomic window CACGGCATCCGCGAGCCATGCCCCGGCGATCACCCCCGCGTGGATCGCGGCCTCCGCGTTTCCGGAGGCCGCGGCTGCACGCGCTCGCCCTGGCCACGCTCCTCCTTCTCGTCCCCGGCCCGTCCGTGGACGGGCAGTCCAGCAACCCCTTTCGCGGGCGGCGGCTGTACGTGGATCCGTACTCGCCGGCGCGCGTGCAGGCGCAGCAGTGGTCCCGCTCGCGCCCGGCGGACGCGGCCCTCATGCGCCGCATCGGCGACCAGCCGCAGGCGATCTGGCTGGGCGACTGGATGCGCGACGTGCGCCGCGAGACGGATGCGCTGATGTCGCGGATCACGGCGGCGGGGGCGCTGCCGGTGTTCGTGGCCTACAACATTCCGCACCGCGACTGCGGCCTCTACTCCGCCGGCGGCTCGCGCAGCGGCGACTCGTACCGCAGGTGGTCGCGCGACCTCGCCGCGGCCATCCGGCGCCGCCCGGCCATCGTCATCCTGGAGCCGGACGGCCTGGCCGCCATCGACTGCCTCCCCTTCCGCATGCAGGACGAGCGCTACGTGCTGATGCGCGAAGCGGTGCAGGCGCTCAAGGCGGCGGGAGCATCCGTGTACATCGACGCC from Longimicrobium sp. includes these protein-coding regions:
- a CDS encoding glycoside hydrolase family 6 protein is translated as MPRRSPPRGSRPPRFRRPRLHALALATLLLLVPGPSVDGQSSNPFRGRRLYVDPYSPARVQAQQWSRSRPADAALMRRIGDQPQAIWLGDWMRDVRRETDALMSRITAAGALPVFVAYNIPHRDCGLYSAGGSRSGDSYRRWSRDLAAAIRRRPAIVILEPDGLAAIDCLPFRMQDERYVLMREAVQALKAAGASVYIDAGNANWQQPGEMANRLRKAGIEMADGFALNVSNFHATRVNIAYGERLSAMVGGKHFVIDTSRNGRGAAVERVWCNARNQALGTAPTAQTGHPLVDAFLWVKTPGQSDGVCNGGPRAGQWWAEYALELGKMAEALGSALPR